A stretch of DNA from Sugiyamaella lignohabitans strain CBS 10342 chromosome B, complete sequence:
TGAGCAGATTGGAAAAATCTGTAAAGAGCTTGGAAGAGTAGAATTCCAAGACACATTCCCATGTATCCATTTGAAGGGGGTGTAGAGTGCCACCAGATCATGCCTACAGTCAACCATGCACTTAAATAATGGATCCCGTAAAACCATTGATAAAACCTCCTACGCAGAGGAGGGAGAGACGAAAATGCTATCAGGATAAACAATGTAATCGCACCAATTCCACAAAGGTTTGGTGTTGACCAGAGCTTATGTAGTTTTCCAGTCACTGCataaatatagaaataCAGAAGAGCATGAAAACTTATGAGAATGACAATCACTCTACCGAGCCATTTGTGATATGGTAGCAGTTGTAAATAGAATGATTCTGGAAAAGGATATGGTCGTAATGTCAAAAAGTACAGAGGAGGCATCAAAGCCACTGTCACTCTACCAAGACGTTTAACCAGAAAAGTCAAATCTTCGTAGCATTctgaaaatataaaatatgaTAATCCCAGAGTCCATACTGTCAGAGTTACTGGGAGCCAATACGACTGCCGTAACTGGAATATCTTTCGAGCGACACTTCTCACAAAATTAGGTCTTCGCTTACTTATCCTCCGCGAAGCCAGCGGAGCGATGAAATGGAATAATGCAAACAATACAATAACAACTGTAGCAGCTATAAATGTCTGTAGGCCATACTTTGCTGTGACAGCGGTCCTAAATTTCTTGACCTCCTTAGGAACAGTTGGAGTAATTTTCCACATATTAACTGCCACAATTAAATAAAACCTGACACTTCGGAATCCACTTAGTTTAGACTAACATAGGGTCGCCAGCCCGGTCATAAACGTAAATATAATGAAATATACTCACACCCTTGATCCAATTTTAATAACAACTTGCAGAACCACCGTTATCCATCTATACGTAACCGATGGGTCAGTGCTAAAACCTACAAATTGATAAATAACTTTGGTTCTCCGGAAAGATGACGCACATGCCAAAACGTTGTTTATAAATGAAGAGTTTTATAGAGGGACGATATATTCCGCTCCCCCAGGCTTGCTCCTCAAAGGTAGTCGAAAGAGGTGACAAGACCCATACTAGGGCCTAACATATGTAATTCACCCGCATGTATGCAGGATTAAGAACTGTTGCGGCTCTGGTTCGGACCATGTTGCCCTTTTGGGAGTTATCTGATCTAGTGCCGTGcttatataaaataattattactGAAACCTCACATGCAAATGTACATGTGGGAATAAGATTGGCTGTGAGTATTGAAAGATCAGATAAAAAGCTCGTCTATTACGTGATAATGCAACATCTTTTCGGCCCGGCGGTAAATTTTGGTACGTCGGAATCCGTTTTCGTGTGAGCTGGTTTCTATTGTTTAAAGACGGTTGGTTACCTCTCTTACCTCGGGGTACATGCCAGAGCCCCACACATTTCTAATTCATTAAAGCTACCCGGCATCAGAATATCAAAGAAAGACAATCTCGTGACCTTGGCCTTCCTAAGGGCATACCATATGTAGAGATTTATCCCGGTGTCTACATCTGTCTGCCTTAAATCAAAAGTCCTATTAATGCCCACTTGAAAATCTCGATTTTGTGGAGACAAGCATAAAGTCTATAAAAGGACTTTCCAAATATCTGATCCCTTCCTATCTATTAAAACGCGTAAATAAAgtgccatttccatttaaTGTTGGCTTCAGCATTTATCTTCTCTTATCTTCTATTTGCTGCTCTGCTTTAAAATAGTTTAGGTATGGACGAGTACCACGGTAATACGCATATTCCTAGTGTGACCCGTTCATCAAATCCGGATCCACTCAGCCAAGACTACCGGGCTGTCCCAGGGTTGTCGGACACAGAAAGGCAGCTTTTGATCGAGTATCAGACGTTAGCCAAAAATCTTGCCGAGGTAAGAGCCAAATCATATgccattatttttttaagCTAAACTTACTAACAATTGTAGTTATCTCAATCCCTCTCTAAACTCACAGTAGTGCCTACTTCTCAGGTTCTAGACACACTTCAGGCACTGGAGTCCAAGTCCTCTCTTGTATTTACGCTATTGAAAGCCTCGGTGTATAGTGTTTTTGTGCAAAATGAAGGGGACAGTCAAGATTTAGAGGAACAGGAAGGCGCTCAAGACATCTCTATGGAAGATAATCACCAACATGCCGAGTACGAATATTACTGAGTCAATATAAGCATTTTAGAACAAAAGCTTTTGTATTATTCACCTCATTGGATTTATTAAGTTCCACTATATATACTTTCCACGGACTATGCTTTCACCACTTGTTCGGTCAAAACTTAACTCTTGCTAACACTCTATCTCTATGAAAACTGTGAATTGGTTTATTCGGACAAAACCAGATCTAAGGGCTAGTATACTCTCAGGACACTGTATGACATCTCAATGTAGTTTTACAAAGAGTTGAGTGTATGGTTGACAAGTTCAATCATTTGACAGGTAACAAAAGTATGGTTACCAATGGGTTAAAGAAAGTTATACTTAGGAATGGCTTATACACCCTTTTACTCTTAACCCCTTTATGTCTATCGGGCTCAAAGCATATCAATCGGGTTGTtcttaaaaaataatatattatataagCATGAAGAGAGTTGGATATTGTAATTAAAAGCAGCTTTAAATAAACTTGTTATGCAGGGGTCCAAGATGCCATACTGGGAATATCTTTTGCATATCCCCACACTGCATAGCCGCTCAGATGACCAGCATGCCCTCTGACGATGTTCGATGATCCTTGACACTTGCGTTCTTTCTTTGATGAATCGGTTTTAAAAATTGGTTCTATAGCCGAGATATTAGTTTGAGAAAGATCAAGGAAATCAAGGAAATCAATATAAATGACCACTAGGTAAGTTACTAATCTGTCCGAGGCAGGCTTGCCAACCATTCCGATCTAACCGCTTCAGATATCGAGTAGAGTGTAGGTGCTTTCCCTTCAATTCAAATGGTCCCAATAATCTAACAATTGGGTTTTAGATGCTCTTAAGTCACACCGTCGTGATGAGTTTATTGAATGGATGAAATCACTCCTTGGAGTAAGTTGATCTGGGATAGTCTGTTTAGGTGAAAGATTAAGATGAGGCACAGTTGTCGACAAAGGGTTACCAGATGTTGTGTGTTTTATCCATAGGAGACGGTGAATTGTGAGGACAAACGTGAATCTAACAATGTATAACAGGTTCCATTTGTTTTGCATGCTGGGTCACTTAGCAGCTTCCGAACGGGTGATGATTCAAAGAGCACCAACGAAGCCCGTCGCAGGTACGCCGAGATCTTCTTTGATGTTGAAAGATTAATAGATCAGCAAAGTATGTATTTCTGGAcagcaagaaaatattgaactAGTATTGTGCTGTCTGCTTCTTTCAATTGACACGAAAATGATCTAACTTATTATCAAGTTGAATTGCAAGAGAGAGGAGATCCCGCTCAAGGGAGACTACGACAGCTGCTGCCTTCGGTTGGAACCTTTTTTACAAGACTCCCACTTGAGCGAGCTTTCTACATTCAGGATGAAAAGCGATCTATCTCGAAACGTCGTCTTGTCAGTCCTAGTTTCAATGATATTCGACTCATCTTGAATACTGCTCAGGTTATGAGTTTGAGTAGTAATAAACTCCCAGTACAGCTCGTGACTTTTGATGGAGATGTCACTTTGGTAAGTGGAAATCCATAATTAAGAAAACTGGTCTATAACTTTCAAGTCAAACTAACAATATAGTACGATGATGGAAAGAACTTAGAAGTCGATAGTGAGGTTATTCCAACATTGATCAACTTGCTATCTCGAGGAATTCATATAGGCATTGTCACTGCGGtaagaaaaagagataaAAACAGGAGGCTGTCAAGAATATTGACTAACTATAATTCAGGCAGGCTACTCTGATAAATCAGGTGATCCTTATCTGGTAAGGATTGGTGAACTGACTAAAGCAATTGTTAACAGTGAAATTTTAACTCCAGAGCAAAAATGCAACTTGACAGTTATGGGTGGAGAGTCAAATTTCCTATTTCGACTTGATGGGACCACTGGAAAGCTCGTTTGGATTGAACCTGAGGTATGGCAATTGTCCGATGTATCAAGCTGGGTGGAGTTGGATATTCAGAAACTTTTGGATTTGGGAGAAGCGATTCTTACAGCTATGCGGAACAAAATGGGCCTTCCAGCAACCATCATTCGCAAAGAGCGTGGCGTGGGACTTGTTCCTCTTCCAGGAAAGAAGATGTGTCGCGAAGAACTGGAGGAAGTCGTACTTAATGCTCAAAGAGCTATAGAGATTACAGAGGTTGCTAAACGAGTCCAGTTTTGCGCCTTCAACGGTGGCAGTGACGTTTGGGTTGATATCGGTGACAAAAGATATGGTGTTTTATCTCTACAGAGCTACCTGGGAGGAATCCCAAGCAGTCGCACTTTACATGTTGGAGACCAGTTTGCATCCATCGGTGCTAATGACTTCAAAGCCAGGCTCGCTGCTTGTACTGTCTGGATTGCCAACCCCCATGAGACTGTGGAGATTATCCAAGAGTTGAATGCCTATATAGACGAGTATAGAGTCGTCTGATATATGTTAACTTTTCGTGTGTATTGGTTGTTAATTCGAATTATATCGCTGTACATTTCTCCGAACACATCAAGTGGAGGCTCTAAACAAACGATAACTCAACATTAAaaagataaataaataaattcaGTGAAGCTTATTACAAGTACTAGATATCCATGCCAGCGAAGAGATCAAACTCTTGtccttcttcctcattTTCTTCGGTAGTCAGGTTTGAAGTAGGTCTCATCTCAGTTAGAGCGATAATTTCACTGTCGCTAATATCTTCGCTGTCACTATTGGCATTCTCATTAGTCGGAGGTGCTTCTGTAGGGCTTTTAGTCTCGCTTTCTTGTGCTTCTGACGTTGATAGAGTTGGATTAGAAGGTGATTTATTAGCAGATTGATTGGAATGGTGAATAGACGACCATATCTCGTCCTGTTCGTCAaattgctcttcttctcgggATTGGTTTGCCGATGGGTCTGATTGAACTGTAATATTGCCGGTGGAAAGCAAGTTGGAAGCATCGGGCATACCATCATCACTGAAAAACAACGATTCTTCTTCGGGAATAATATCACTAGCTCTCTGTTCGTAGTTGTCAATGGCTTCTGGTATAATCGTGTTGTCACCATGGTCTTCACTCCCTTGGTTACGGGACGCGTACATCTCGTCAAGATAGTCTGAGGtggattttttcttttctacCTCGATCCATTGTCGACGATATACTCTCATGACAGGTGTGGATCCCGCTCTCTTGGCCAGTTGCACAAAGTCCATGAAATTAGCTTTGGGGAAAAGTCCATGAGCCCATATTTGGTACGCGCTAAGAATTTTTGTCAAGTCTCGTTTTGCATGACCTTTGCCTTTAAACTTCATTCTAGGGACTATTTTTGCTTTAAGTGCTGGAATGCCATTGACACCAAGTAGACGGTGTTCATCTAGTTTAGCTGCTggcttcctcttcttcactaCCACTTCCTCAGCAATACCAAGATCCGCTGCAGCATTGTCGACATTTTGGTTCGATTGTAATCCTAATGTATTATCATTAGGTTCTGTGTCTGATAGTTCGTAGGTGTCTAGAAGATAATCGTTTTCCATTGTATATCTATGGCCTTGTATTGTTATTGATTGTGGATGTGGCTTTCTTGTATATCTGCTCAACTGCTCTCACTCAGGGGTTAAATTAGAAGCGCGCTTGACGCGCGTAATCACGCACCTATACATTGACCTGCACCTGATTCACTTTGATTCTACTACTCACGTGGATAAGTTTGAGTACGGCTTAATATAGAGGTTGAACCAtaattttgatatttataaagaAATGTCCaactttgaaaaagataTATTCCGAAAAAAGATTTTAGAGTATGAGTCAAAGTCTGGCGCAGCCTGGGCGAGTATTCACCAGGAAGAAAATGACCATGGCACAGTGAACCCTAAGAACGCAACCGATAGAACTATAGCTGACATGAGCACAGACGAAGAACAAGACAGCCTAGGAAGTTTAGGAGTACATCTGGTACGTTCCGGTGGTACCAGTCGTAAGAA
This window harbors:
- the ISN1 gene encoding IMP 5'-nucleotidase (Inosine 5'-monophosphate (IMP)-specific 5'-nucleotidase; catalyzes the breakdown of IMP to inosine; responsible for production of nicotinamide riboside and nicotinic acid riboside; expression positively regulated by nicotinic acid and glucose availability; does not show similarity to known 5'-nucleotidases from other organisms; GO_component: GO:0005575 - cellular_component [Evidence ND]; GO_function: GO:0050483 - IMP 5'-nucleotidase activity [Evidence IDA] [PMID 12735798]; GO_function: GO:0016787 - hydrolase activity [Evidence IEA]; GO_function: GO:0000287 - magnesium ion binding [Evidence IEA]; GO_function: GO:0016791 - phosphatase activity [Evidence IEA]; GO_process: GO:0016311 - dephosphorylation [Evidence IEA]; GO_process: GO:0006190 - inosine salvage [Evidence IMP] [PMID 12735798]; GO_process: GO:0071590 - nicotinamide riboside biosynthetic process [Evidence IGI,IMP] [PMID 19846558]; GO_process: GO:0071592 - nicotinic acid riboside biosynthetic process [Evidence IGI,IMP] [PMID 19846558]; GO_process: GO:0009117 - nucleotide metabolic process [Evidence IEA,IEA]); protein product: MGGESNFLFRLDGTTGKLVWIEPEVWQLSDVSSWVELDIQKLLDLGEAILTAMRNKMGLPATIIRKERGVGLVPLPGKKMCREELEEVVLNAQRAIEITEVAKRVQFCAFNGGSDVWVDIGDKRYGVLSLQSYLGGIPSSRTLHVGDQFASIGANDFKARLAACTVWIANPHETVEIIQELNAYIDEYRVV
- the CSM3 gene encoding Csm3p (Replication fork associated factor; required for stable replication fork pausing; component of the DNA replication checkpoint pathway; required for accurate chromosome segregation during meiosis; forms nuclear foci upon DNA replication stress; GO_component: GO:0005737 - cytoplasm [Evidence IDA] [PMID 22842922]; GO_component: GO:0005634 - nucleus [Evidence IEA,IEA,IEA]; GO_component: GO:0005634 - nucleus [Evidence IDA] [PMID 14562095]; GO_component: GO:0005634 - nucleus [Evidence IDA] [PMID 22842922]; GO_component: GO:0031298 - replication fork protection complex [Evidence IDA] [PMID 16531994]; GO_function: GO:0003674 - molecular_function [Evidence ND]; GO_process: GO:0006281 - DNA repair [Evidence IEA]; GO_process: GO:0006281 - DNA repair [Evidence IGI,IMP] [PMID 16219777]; GO_process: GO:0000076 - DNA replication checkpoint [Evidence IGI] [PMID 14764870]; GO_process: GO:0007049 - cell cycle [Evidence IEA,IEA]; GO_process: GO:0006974 - cellular response to DNA damage stimulus [Evidence IEA,IEA]; GO_process: GO:0034087 - establishment of mitotic sister chromatid cohesion [Evidence IGI,IMP] [PMID 19730685]; GO_process: GO:0043570 - maintenance of DNA repeat elements [Evidence IMP] [PMID 18321795]; GO_process: GO:0045132 - meiotic chromosome segregation [Evidence IMP] [PMID 11470404]; GO_process: GO:0007126 - meiotic nuclear division [Evidence IEA]; GO_process: GO:0007064 - mitotic sister chromatid cohesion [Evidence IGI,IMP] [PMID 14742714]; GO_process: GO:0007064 - mitotic sister chromatid cohesion [Evidence IGI,IMP] [PMID 17483413]; GO_process: GO:0008156 - negative regulation of DNA replication [Evidence IEA]; GO_process: GO:0043111 - replication fork arrest [Evidence IMP] [PMID 16103218]; GO_process: GO:0043111 - replication fork arrest [Evidence IMP] [PMID 16418273]; GO_process: GO:0048478 - replication fork protection [Evidence IEA]; GO_process: GO:0048478 - replication fork protection [Evidence IMP] [PMID 16418273]) codes for the protein MENDYLLDTYELSDTEPNDNTLGLQSNQNVDNAAADLGIAEEVVVKKRKPAAKLDEHRLLGVNGIPALKAKIVPRMKFKGKGHAKRDLTKILSAYQIWAHGLFPKANFMDFVQLAKRAGSTPVMRVYRRQWIEVEKKKSTSDYLDEMYASRNQGSEDHGDNTIIPEAIDNYEQRASDIIPEEESLFFSDDGMPDASNLLSTGNITVQSDPSANQSREEEQFDEQDEIWSSIHHSNQSANKSPSNPTLSTSEAQESETKSPTEAPPTNENANSDSEDISDSEIIALTEMRPTSNLTTEENEEEGQEFDLFAGMDI